The Carassius gibelio isolate Cgi1373 ecotype wild population from Czech Republic chromosome B9, carGib1.2-hapl.c, whole genome shotgun sequence genome includes a region encoding these proteins:
- the LOC127964860 gene encoding very-long-chain (3R)-3-hydroxyacyl-CoA dehydratase 2 yields MSAPAMGTSKTAHTDSSNKKKKGPGTLATAYLVIYNVVMTAGWLVIAVGLVRAYLARGSYHGLYYSIEKPLKFFQTGALLEILHCAVGIVPSSVVLTGFQVMSRVFLTWAVTHSVREVQSEDSVLLFVVAWTVTEIIRYSFYTFSLLNHLPYLIKWARYTFFIVLYPMGVAGELLTIYAALPYVQKTGLYSITLPNKYNFSFDYHSFLILVMVSYIPLFPQLYFHMMRQRKKVLGYVEEYSKVE; encoded by the exons ATGTCGGCACCTGCCATGGGGACCAGCAAAACAGCGCACACTGATTCCAGTAACAAGAAGAAAAAGGGACCCGGAACGCTGGCCACCGCATATCTGGTCATTTACAACGTGGTTATGACAGCAGG ATGGCTGGTCATTGCTGTTGGTCTAGTTCGAGCATACCTTGCCAGGGGAAGTTACCATGGTCTTTATTACTCGATAGAAAAGCCCCTAAAATTCTTTCAGACTGGTGCCCTTCTTGAG ATATTGCATTGTGCCGTGG GAATTGTTCCGTCCTCTGTGGTCCTGACTGGGTTCCAAGTGATGTCACGAGTGTTCCTTACTTGGGCAGTGACACACAGCGTTAGAGAA GTCCAAAGCGAAGACAGTGTCCTCCTCTTCGTGGTGGCCTGGACAGTCACAGAGATCATCCGTTACTCTTTCTACACCTTCAGCCTGCTCAACCATCTGCCTTACCTCATTAAATGGGCAAG gTACACGTTTTTTATCGTGCTGTACCCCATGGGAGTGGCAGGGGAACTTTTGACCATCTACGCTGCGTTGCCATACGTTCAGAAAACAGGGCTGTACTCCATCACCTTGCCTAACAAGTACAACTTCTCCTTCGACTACCACAGCTTCCTCATCCTCGTCATGGTCTCCTACATCCCAC TATTCCCTCAGCTCTACTTCCACATGATGCGCCAGAGGAAGAAAGTTCTGGGTTACGTGGAGGAGTACAGCAAAGTGGAATAA